One genomic window of Medicago truncatula cultivar Jemalong A17 chromosome 1, MtrunA17r5.0-ANR, whole genome shotgun sequence includes the following:
- the LOC120577934 gene encoding gallate 1-beta-glucosyltransferase, with protein sequence MASEASIHILLVSFPAQGHINPLLRLGKCLAAKGASVIFITTEKGGKNMRITNKLATPIGDGSLMFQFFDDGLPDYAHPLDHHKKLELVGRQFISQMIKNHADSNKPISCIINNPFFPWVSDIAFEHNIPSALLWTNSSAVFTICYDYVHKLLPFPSNEEPYIDVQLNSSIVLKYNEIPDFIHPFCRYPILGTLTTAQIKDMSKVFCVLVDTFEELEHDFIDYISEKSIAIRPVGPLFKNPKANGASNNILGDFTKSNDDCNIIEWLNTKPKGSVVYISFGTVVYLPQELVYEIAYGLLDSQVTFLWAKKQHDDLPYGFLEETSGRGKVVNWSPQEQVLAHPSVACFITHCGWNSSMEALTLGVPMLTFPTFGDQLTNAKFLVDVYGVGIRLARGERKLVRRDDLKKCLLEVTTGEKAETLKKNATKLKKAAEEAVAVGGSSDRHLDAFMEDIKKHKRC encoded by the coding sequence atggcaTCCGAAGCTTCAATTCACATCCTCCTTGTTTCTTTTCCAGCACAAGGACACATAAACCCTCTTCTTAGACTAGGTAAATGTCTTGCTGCAAAGGGTGCTTCTGTCATCTTCATCACAACAGAAAAAGGTGGCAAAAATATGCGAATCACCAACAAATTAGCTACTCCAATTGGTGATGGTTCTCTAATGTTCCAGTTCTTTGATGACGGTTTACCCGATTATGCTCACCCTcttgaccaccacaaaaaactTGAGCTTGTTGGGagacaatttatttctcaaatgATAAAGAATCATGCTGATTCGAACAAACCAATTTCATGTATTATAAACAACCCTTTTTTTCCATGGGTTAGTGATATAGCTTTTGAACACAATATTCCTTCTGCTTTGTTATGGACTAATTCTAGTGCTGTTTTCACCATTTGCTATGATTATGTCCACAAATTGTTACCTTTCCCTTCAAATGAAGAACCTTATATTGATGTTCAACTCAACTCTTCTATAGTTCTTAAATACAATGAAATCCCAGATTTTATACATCCTTTTTGTAGATATCCAATTCTAGGGACACTCACCACGGCACAGATAAAGGACATGTCTAAAGTGTTTTGTGTATTAGTGGatacctttgaagaattagaGCATGATTTCATCGATTATATTTCGGAAAAATCAATCGCCATAAGACCCGTTGGtcctttgtttaaaaatccaaaGGCAAACGGAGCAAGCAACAATATACTTGGTGATTTCACTAAGAGCAATGATGATTGTAATATTATAGAGTGGCTAAACACAAAGCCAAAAGGTTCTGTGGTTTATATTTCTTTTGGTACTGTTGTGTATCTTCCTCAAGAACTAGTGTATGAAATAGCATATGGGTTATTGGATTCTCAAGTCACATTTTTGTGGGCAAAGAAACAACATGATGATTTGCCGTATGGATTCTTGGAGGAAACAAGTGGGAGAGGAAAAGTAGTGAATTGGAGTCCACAAGAACAAGTATTGGCTCATCCATCAGTGGCATGTTTCATAACACATTGTGGTTGGAACTCATCAATGGAAGCACTTACTTTAGGAGTTCCAATGTTGACATTTCCAACATTTGGTGACCAACTTACAAACGCAAAGTTCTTGGTTGATGTTTATGGGGTTGGGATTAGATTGGCTCGTGGTGAAAGGAAACTGGTAAGAAGAGATGATTTAAAGAAATGCTTATTGGAAGTTACAACAGGGGAAAAAGCAGAGACGTTGAAGAAAAATGCAACCAAGTTGAAAAAGGCGGCGGAGGAAGCAGTGGCGGTTGGTGGTTCCTCGGACCGACATCTTGATGCATTTATGGAAGACATTAAGAAACACAAACGTTGTTAA
- the LOC25485400 gene encoding putative UDP-glucose glucosyltransferase, with translation MYYTQLQETFGMPFYSVPTNLRVQSQERKKKQNKRKMASNEAPIHILLVSFPAQGHINPLLRLGKCLAAKGASVIFTTTEKAGKDMGIVDDITNKLATPIGDGSLIFEFFDHSLLDNGSVNHAELERIGRQFVSQMIKNHADSNKPISCVINNPFLPWVCDIAFEHNIPSALLWTNSSAVFAVCYDYVHKLVPFPSNEEPYIDVQLNSSIVLKYNEIPDYIHPFNPFPILGTLTTAQIKDMSKVFCVLVDTFEELEHDFIDYISKKSITIRHVGPLFKNPKANGASNNTLGDFTKSNDDSTIIEWLNTKPKGSVVYISFGTIVNHTQEQVNEIAYGLLNSQVSFLWVLKQHVFPDGFLEETSGRGKVVKWSPQEQVLAHSSVACFITHCGWNSSMEAITLGVPMLTFPAFGDQLTNAKFLVDVFGAGIRLGYGDKKLVTRDEVKKCLLEAITGEKAERLKQNAMKWKTAAEDAMAVGGSSDRHLDAFIQDIKKHGTGNIQKM, from the coding sequence ATGTACTATACACAGCTTCAAGAAACCTTTGGAATGCCATTTTATAGTGTTCCTACTAATCTTCGAGTGCAATCTCAAGAgaggaaaaagaaacaaaacaaaaggaaaatggcGTCTAATGAAGCTCCCATTCATATCCTCCTTGTTTCTTTTCCAGCACAAGGACACATAAACCCTCTTCTTAGACTAGGAAAGTGTCTTGCTGCAAAAGGTGCCTCTGTCATTTTCACCACAACAGAGAAAGCTGGCAAAGACATGGGAATTGTTGACGACATCACCAACAAATTAGCAACTCCGATAGGTGATGGTTCTCTCATTTTCGAGTTCTTTGATCATAGTTTACTAGATAATGGTTCCGTTAACCATGCAGAACTTGAGCGTATTGGGAGACAGTTTGTTTCTCAAATGATCAAGAATCATGCTGATTCAAACAAACCAATTTCATGTGTCATAAACAATCCATTTCTTCCATGGGTTTGTGATATAGCTTTTGAACACAATATTCCTTCTGCTTTATTATGGACTAATTCCAGTGCAGTTTTTGCCGTTTGCTATGACTATGTCCACAAATTGGTACCTTTCCCATCAAATGAAGAACCTTACATTGATGTTCAACTCAACTCTTCTATAGTTCTTAAATACAACGAAATCCCAGATTATATACATCCTTTTAATCCATTTCCAATTCTAGGGACACTTACCACGGCACAAATAAAGGACATGTCTAAAGTGTTTTGTGTATTAGTGGatacctttgaagaattagaGCATGATTTCATcgattatatttcaaaaaaatcaatcacCATAAGACATGTTGGTCCTTTGTTTAAGAATCCAAAGGCAAATGGAGCAAGCAACAATACTCTTGGTGATTTCACTAAGAGTAATGATGATTCTACTATTATAGAGTGGCTAAACACAAAGCCAAAAGGTTCTGTAGTTTATATTTCTTTTGGGACTATTGTGAATCATACTCAAGAACAAGTTAACGAAATTGCATATGGGTTATTGAATTCTCAAGTCTCGTTTTTGTGGGTATTAAAACAACATGTTTTCCCCGATGGCTTCTTGGAGGAAACAAGTGGGAGAGGAAAAGTAGTGAAATGGAGTCCACAAGAACAAGTACTTGCTCATTCTTCAGTGGCATGTTTCATAACCCATTGTGGTTGGAATTCATCGATGGAAGCAATTACTTTAGGAGTTCCAATGTTGACATTTCCTGCATTTGGTGACCAACTTACAAACGCAAAGTTCTTGGTCGATGTTTTTGGGGCTGGGATTAGATTGGGTTATGGTGATAAGAAACTGGTAACAAGAGATGAGGTGAAGAAGTGCTTATTGGAAGCAATAACAGGGGAAAAAGCAGAGAGGTTGAAACAAAATGCAATGAAGTGGAAGACGGCAGCAGAGGATGCGATGGCAGTCGGTGGTTCCTCGGACCGACATCTTGATGCATTTATCCAAGACATTAAGAAACATGGCACTGGTAATATTCAGAAGATGTAA
- the LOC25485399 gene encoding limonoid UDP-glucosyltransferase — MASNEAPIQILLVSYPSYGHINSLLKLGKCLAAKGSSVIFTTTQKAGKDMETANNITNKTTTPIGKGFLTFDLFDDGLKDDDPMRTSLGDYTSQLEHVGKLYVSQLIKNHAESKTPISCIINNIFISWVCDVATEHKIPFAILFNESSAVFTCYYNYFHKLVPFPSKTEPCIDVQLPSVVLKHSEIPVLLHPSNTYPFLGPLILGQIKNLSKALCVFVDTYEELEPDFIDYISEKSIIIRPIGPVFNNPNIIGASNIRRDFVKTDDSTIIEWLNSKPKGSVVYVSFGTIVQLPPEQVNEIAYGLLNSQVTFLWAKKKHDDLPHGFLEETSGRGKVVKWSPQEQVLAHPSVACFITHCGWNSTIESLASGVPVLTFPVFGDQPTNAKFLVDVFGVGIRLGYSGAENRLITRDEVKKCLLEATTGEKAEELKKNAIKWKKAAEDAVAVGGSSDRYLDAFIEEVAKQGAVNFQKI, encoded by the coding sequence ATGGCGTCTAATGAAGCTCCCATTCAGATTCTCCTTGTATCTTATCCTTCATACGGACATATAAACTCTCTTCTTAAACTAGGGAAGTGTCTTGCTGCAAAGGGTTCTTCTGTCATCTTCACCACAACGCAGAAAGCTGGCAAAGACATGGAAACTGCTAACAACATAACTAACAAAACAACCACTCCAATCGGTAAGGGTTTCCTcacttttgatttatttgacgATGGTTTGAAAGACGATGATCCCATGAGAACAAGTCTTGGTGACTACACATCACAGCTTGAGCATGTCGGGAAACTATATGTTTCCCAATTGATCAAAAATCATGCTGAGTCAAAAACACCAATTTCttgcatcataaacaacattttCATTTCATGGGTTTGTGATGTAGCCACAGAACACAAAATTCCTTTTGCTATTTTGTTTAATGAATCTAGTGCTGTTTTCACTTGTTACTATAACTATTTCCACAAACTGGTGCCTTTCCCTTCAAAAACAGAACCTTGTATTGATGTTCAATTGCCTTCTGTAGTCCTTAAACACAGTGAAATTCCTGTTCTTCTGCATCCTTCTAATACATATCCCTTTCTAGGCCCACTCATTTTAGGACAAATTAAGAATTTGTCTAAAGCATTGTGTGTATTTGTGGATACCTATGAAGAACTAGAGCCTGATTTTATCGATTATATTTCGGAAAAGTCAATCATCATAAGACCAATTGGTCCGGTGTTCAACAACCCAAACATAATAGGTGCAAGTAATATTCGTCGTGATTTTGTTAAGACTGATGATTCTACTATTATAGAGTGGCTAAACTCAAAGCCAAAAGGTTCTGTGGTTTATGTTTCCTTTGGGACTATTGTGCAACTTCCTCCAGAACAAGTGAATGAAATTGCATATGGGTTATTGAATTCTCAAGTCACATTTTTATGGGCAAAGAAAAAGCATGATGATTTGCCTCATGGATTTTTGGAGGAAACAAGTGGGAGAGGAAAAGTAGTGAAATGGAGTCCACAAGAACAAGTACTTGCTCATCCTTCAGTGGCATGTTTCATAACCCATTGTGGTTGGAATTCAACGATTGAATCACTTGCTTCAGGAGTTCCAGTGTTAACATTTCCAGTATTTGGTGACCAACCTACAAATGCAAAGTTCTTGGTAGATGTTTTTGGTGTAGGGATTAGATTGGGTTATAGTGGAGCTGAAAACAGATTGATAACAAGAGATGAGGTGAAGAAGTGCTTGTTGGAAGCTACAACAGGGGAAAAAGCAGAGGAGTTGAAGAAAAATGCAATCAAGTGGAAGAAGGCAGCGGAGGATGCAGTTGCCGTAGGTGGATCCTCCGACCGATATCTTGATGCATTTATCGAAGAAGTTGCGAAACAAGGCGCTGTTAATTTTCAGAAGATATGA
- the LOC25485397 gene encoding gallate 1-beta-glucosyltransferase → MRSEAPIHVLLISYPAQGHINPLLSLAKCVAAKGASVIFITTERAGKDIRTVNNIIEKSFTPIGDGSLTFEFFDDCLEDDDPIRGDITGYIAQLKLVGKPFVSQMIKNHAESNKPISCLINNPFLPWVCDVADEHGIPSVLLWVQSTAVLTAYYNYFHKLVRFPSNEEPYIDVQLPFVVLKHNEIPDFLHPFSTFLSFGTLVLEQIKNLSKVFCVLVETYEELEHDFIDYISNKSILIRPIGPLFNNPNIKGANNIRGDFVKSDDCNIIEWLNSKTKGSVVYISFGTVVYLPQEQVNEIAYGLLDSQVSFLWVLKPPVKEAGLEPHSLPDGFLEETSERGKVVKWSPQEQVLAHPSVACFITHCGWNSSMEALSLGVPMLTFPAWGDQVTNAKFLVDVFGVGIRLGYSHAENKLVTRDEVKKCLLEAMAGEKAEELKKNAIKWKKAAEDAVAIGGSSDLHLDAFMQDIKKCGTVNIQKT, encoded by the coding sequence ATGAGATCGGAAGCTCCCATTCATGTCCTCCTTATTTCTTATCCAGCACAAGGACACATTAATCCTTTGCTTAGTCTAGCAAAGTGTGTTGCTGCAAAGGGTGCTTCTGTCATTTTCATCACAACAGAAAGAGCTGGAAAAGACATAAGAACTGTTAACAACATCATTGAAAAATCATTCACTCCAATTGGTGATGGTTCACTCACTTTTGAGTTCTTTGATGATTGTTTAGAAGATGATGATCCTATTAGAGGAGATATTACTGGCTACATAGCACAGCTCAAACTTGTTGGAAAACCCTTTGTTTCTCAAATGATCAAGAATCATGCTGAGTCAAACAAACCAATTTCATGTCTCATAAATAATCCCTTTCTTCCTTGGGTTTGTGATGTAGCTGATGAACATGGTATTCCTTCTGTTTTATTATGGGTTCAATCCACCGCTGTTCTTACCGCTTACTACAACTATTTCCACAAACTGGTACGTTTCCCTTCAAATGAAGAACCTTATATTGATGTTCAATTACCTTTTGTAGTTCTTAAACATAATGAAATCCCAGATTTTCTGCATCCTTTTAGTACATTTCTATCATTTGGGACACTCGTCTTAGAACAAATTAAGAATTTATCTAAAGTATTTTGTGTTTTAGTAGAAACCTATGAAGAACTAGAGCATGATTTCATTGACTatatttcaaacaaatcaaTCCTCATAAGACCCATTGGTCCATTGTTTAACAACCCAAACATTAAAGGTGCAAACAATATCCGTGGTGATTttgttaagagtgatgattgtaaTATTATAGAGTGGCTAAACTCAAAGACAAAAGGTTCTGTGGTTTATATTTCTTTTGGTACTGTTGTGTACCTTCCTCAAGAACAAGTGAATGAAATAGCATATGGGTTATTGGATTCTCAAGTATCGTTTTTGTGGGTATTAAAACCACCTGTTAAGGAAGCTGGGCTAGAGCCACATAGTTTGCCAGATGGGTTCTTAGAGGAAACAAGTGAGAGAGGAAAAGTTGTAAAATGGAGTCCACAAGAACAAGTACTTGCTCATCCTTCAGTGGCATGCTTCATAACACATTGTGGTTGGAATTCATCAATGGAAGCACTTTCTTTGGGAGTTCCAATGTTGACATTTCCAGCATGGGGTGATCAAGTCACAAATGCAAAATTCTTGGTAGATGTTTTTGGAGTAGGGATTAGGTTGGGTTATAGTCATGCTGAAAATAAATTGGTGACAAGAGATGAGGTGAAGAAGTGCTTGTTGGAAGCAATGGCTGGGGAAAAAGCAGAGGAGTTGAAGAAAAATGCAATCAAGTGGAAGAAAGCAGCGGAGGATGCGGTTGCCATAGGTGGATCATCTGATCTGCATCTTGATGCATTTATGCAAGACATCAAAAAATGTGGCACTGTTAATATTCAAAAGACATGA